The DNA window GGCAAGTGGAGCTTCGGCCGCAGCATCCTCCAGGTCGACGGTGCCGCGACGGTGTCGGACGACAATCCCGATCCGCGCTTTTATCCGCTGCGCACGAACGATCTTCGCTTCAGGCTCGCGGGTGATCGCATCACCGCCAACGGTTCGCTCCGGAATCCCGCAAGCGGGCGGCTGGTGACGAACGTCGATATCCAGCACCGGCTATCGAGCGGCGCCGGCCAGGCGCTGCTCGACGTTCCGGGCCTCGCCTTCGGTCCCGACTTCCAGCCCGACCAGCTGACGCGCCTCACGGAAGGCGTCGTGGCGCTCGTCAACGGCACCGTTACGGGACAGGGGCGGATCAACTGGAGCGGCAGCGGCAAGGTCACCTCGACGGGCGATTTCGCGACGCGCGGCATGGACCTCGCAGCGCCGTTCGGGCCGGTGACGGGGCTCAGCACCAACCTCCACTTCACCGATTTGCTCAACCTCGAATCCGCGCCGGGCCAGCTCGCCACCGTCGCTTCGATCAACCCCGGCATCGAGGTCACGAATGGCGAGATCCGCTATTCGCTCCTGCCCAACAATCTCGTGCGTATCGAGCGCGGCGAGTGGCCGTTCATGGGTGGGCGACTGATCCTTCACGAAACGGTGCTCAACTTCGGAAGTCCGAGCGCCAAGCGCCTGACCTTCGAGCTGCAGGGATTCAACGCGAAGATGTTCGTCGACAGCCTCGGCTTCGAAGGCATTGAGATTACCGGCATCTTCGACGGCGTCCTGCCGATGATCTTCGACGAGAGCGGCGGGCGGATCGTGGGTGGGCGGCTCGAGTCCCGGCCGCCTGGCGGTCGGCTGCAATATCACGGCACCCGGCCGGCAGGCATGATGCCCGGCATCGCCTTCGACCTGTTCAGCGACATTCGCTACCGCTCGATGGTCGTGCGCTTGAACGGCGACCTGGCCGGCGAATTCGCAACCCGGCTGACCATCGAAGGTCCGTCGCTTGGCCAGAGCAAGGGCTTCATCGCCGGCATGGTCAAGCGCGTCTTCTCGCAGATCCCGCTGCGGCTGAATGTGAACATCAACGCGCCATTCCGCGCCCTCATTCAAACCGCCAAGGCGTTCAAGGATCCGACCCAGGCGATCGCGCCGGTGATGCCGTTCCCGATCGATTCGCCGGCGCTGAAGGTCGAGGTGATCAATACCACCAAGCAGGAAGAGCAGACCGTCGAACCCGCGGCGCCGCGGGAGCGTAGCAAGCAGTCACCACCACCCGGAGGAGCGAAGTGAGAAAGAGAGCAAGAACAGCCGCGCGGCTCGCCGCCGGCATCGCGGTCGCGGTGCCCCTGGCCGGCTGCATCACGGTGAAGACACCGGAAAAGCCGATCGACGTGAACCTCAACGTCGATATCAAGCAGCAGGTGACCGTCCGGCTGCAGGAAGATGTCCAGCAGATGATCCGGAAAAACCCGGACGCGTTCCCGCCTGCGCCGACCAGGCCGTGATGCGCTGCAGAATAGTTTTCCTCGTAGTTGCGCTGGCCGGTGCGGCTCCGCTCGCCGCGCAAGGACCCTCCCAGGTCTCGGCAGCGGTTGCAGCCGGCACGGTCGGTGAGCGCTACGACGGCTTCTTAGGGTTTGTGACGCCGCCCGGCGCCGAGCTTCGCCGGCAGGTGAACGCCATCAACATCAAGCGGCGCAGCCTCTACTTCCAGCTCGCTACCGGCAGGAACGCGACCGCCGACCTCGTCGCGCTTACCACTGCATGCGAGCTTTTCGCACGCCTCCCGGTCGGTCACGCCTACATGCTTCAGGACGGCGCCTGGCGCCGACGCGCGGCCGGGCAGTCCGCTCCCGTGCCCGATTACTGCCGCTGAACCTCGAACGCGCTCCGGTAAGCGGGCTTCAGCGCTCCGATCAGCCGCGGCGTCACCGCGACCGACACTTCATATTCTCCCTCGGCATAAGGACCGGCGACATAAGGCGCCGCCACGAACTTCAGCGCTTCGAAGCGGCCGTTCCCGTCGGCATCGGCGGGAACGATGGCGAGCTCATGCAATTGCGGGCAGGCATCGAAGTCGCCGCCCAGCCTTTCGCCCTCGCGGCGCTTGAGGCGTTCGGCATCGAGCGCACGGCAGTAGCTTCGGCGAGTCAGTCGCTCCAGCGAAGCGCCGCTCGCGAACAGCGCGGTGGCAGCGATCTCGCGATTGGCTGTGCGGTCCCATAGCAATGCGCTGAATTCGTGATTGGGGTGCGCGCCGCCGGTGAAGCTTTCGATCGTGCCCTCTAGCGACAGCAGCTGTGGGGACTGGCCTGCCGTGTCCCACCCGACGGCCAGATAATGCTTGTTGAATGGCCGCTCGTCGCTGCGCGCCATGACCTCGTCCTCGCGCGCCATCTTCTGCGCATCCTTCAGCGCGGCGGCGGCTTTTGTCTTCAACCGAGCATTAAGGGACGGGATTGCGGCTGCCTCGGCCGACCATTGGTAAGAGAAATCGAGCGCCTTCGTCTCGCGCTCGATCAGGACCGGCTTCGCAGAGGCTGCGCCGACCGGGTCGAAGAGGAACAGAAGCAGTGCGATCGTCATGCGTGCCAGCCTAATGCCGACGCGCGCGGTTGACTATCGGCACCCCCCTTCATAAAGGAGCCGCGCCTTGGCGGTGCCGCTTTCCGCCATGTTCCTCGTCCGTGTCTGGCCCGTGAGTTTCAGCAGGGGCGACGCACAGGGGAGAAGCATGGCTGAGGACGATACCGGCGAGGTCCCGAAGCTTCCAACAGATGCACGGCTCGAATCGCTCGATCAGCGGCTCGAGCGTTTGCAGCAGGCGGAAGCGAAGCGGACCGCAAGGGCGCAGCCGAACCCGGGCGACCGGCTCTGGCAGCAGCTTTTCGGTCATCTGATCGGGGCGCCGGTTGGCGGTGCCGTGATCGGTTGGGGTCTGGACAGCGTGGCCGGAATGTTCGGTCACCGGACCTTTCCGCTGTTCTTCCTGCTGATGCTGTTCTTCGGGTTCGGCGTCGGCGTGAGGAATATCATGCGACTTTCCAAGACCCGGAACACCTCCGGGCACTGAACGAAGGCGAGAGGCAAAGCGTGGCCGCCGAAGGCAAGATCGACCCGATGCACCAGTTTGCGGTGGAACCCATCGTTCCGCTGCACCTTGGCAAGTACGACATCAGCTTCACGACCAGTTCGCTGTGGCTGCTGATCGCGCTGGCGCTGATCTTCGGCTTCATGGCCATGGGCATGAAGCGCCAACTCGTGCCGGGCCGCTGGCAGATGGCGGCCGAGGGGCTGACCTCGTTCATCGACGACATGGTCCGGGTGAACATCGGCCCTGAGGGCAAGAAGTACGTCCCCTACATCTTCTCGCTGTTCAGCTTCATCCTGGTCGCCAACCTGCTGGGCCTGTTCCCGCTGGCGATCGTGCCCGGCCAGCACCAGTTCACCACCACCAGCCACTTCAGCATCACCGGCGTGCTCGCCGTGATGAGCTTCGCGATCGTCCTGATCGTCGGCTTCTGGCGCCACAAGCTTCACTTCTTCTCGCTGTTCGTGCCGCACGGCACGCCCGCGGTGATGGTCCCGCTTATCGCCGCGATCGAGTTCATCTCCTTCATGGTCCGTCCGTTCAGCCTCGCGCTGCGACTGTTCGTGGCGATGATCGCCGGCCACATCCTGATGGAAGTGTTCGGAAGCTTCATCGTCAGTGGCTTCAGCGGCGGCGCCGTCGGCTGGGGCGTCAGCCTGCTCAGCTTCATCTTCATCGTCGGCGTTTCGGCGCTCGAACTGCTCGTCTGCGCGATCCAGGCCTATGTGTTCGCGCTGCTGACGACGCTGTACCTAAACGACGCGATCAACCTTCACTAAGCTTTTCACTCAAGGAGTACCCACATGGATTTCGCTTCCGCTCAGGTCATCGGTGCCGGTCTTGCGGCAATTGGCGTCGGCGCTGCCGCGGTCGGCGTCGGCAACGTGTTCGGCTCGTTCCTCGAGAGCGCGCTTCGCAACCCGGCGGCTGCTGACAGCCAGCAGGGCCGTCTGTTCATCGGCTTCGCGGCCGCCGAGCTTCTCGGCCTGATCGCGTTCGCCGTCGCGATGATCATCCTCTACGCCCGCTAAGAGCGCAAAAAGGCCCGAAGCGGCCGAGGACTGACATGCCTCAGATCGAGCAACTTCCCTTCATCTTCTTCTCGCAGCTGTTCTGGCTGCTGCTGGTGTTCGGCACCATCTTCTTCGGCATCGGCCGCGGGATGCTGCCGAAGATCCAGGGCACCGTCGAGGAGCGTGAAAAGAAGATCTCCGGCGACCTCGAGCGTGCGCAGGCCGCGCGCGCCGAGGCC is part of the Sphingomicrobium sp. genome and encodes:
- a CDS encoding YnbE family lipoprotein; amino-acid sequence: MRKRARTAARLAAGIAVAVPLAGCITVKTPEKPIDVNLNVDIKQQVTVRLQEDVQQMIRKNPDAFPPAPTRP
- a CDS encoding YdbL family protein — protein: MRCRIVFLVVALAGAAPLAAQGPSQVSAAVAAGTVGERYDGFLGFVTPPGAELRRQVNAINIKRRSLYFQLATGRNATADLVALTTACELFARLPVGHAYMLQDGAWRRRAAGQSAPVPDYCR
- a CDS encoding DUF4163 domain-containing protein — its product is MTIALLLFLFDPVGAASAKPVLIERETKALDFSYQWSAEAAAIPSLNARLKTKAAAALKDAQKMAREDEVMARSDERPFNKHYLAVGWDTAGQSPQLLSLEGTIESFTGGAHPNHEFSALLWDRTANREIAATALFASGASLERLTRRSYCRALDAERLKRREGERLGGDFDACPQLHELAIVPADADGNGRFEALKFVAAPYVAGPYAEGEYEVSVAVTPRLIGALKPAYRSAFEVQRQ
- a CDS encoding F0F1 ATP synthase assembly protein I — its product is MAEDDTGEVPKLPTDARLESLDQRLERLQQAEAKRTARAQPNPGDRLWQQLFGHLIGAPVGGAVIGWGLDSVAGMFGHRTFPLFFLLMLFFGFGVGVRNIMRLSKTRNTSGH
- a CDS encoding F0F1 ATP synthase subunit A, yielding MAAEGKIDPMHQFAVEPIVPLHLGKYDISFTTSSLWLLIALALIFGFMAMGMKRQLVPGRWQMAAEGLTSFIDDMVRVNIGPEGKKYVPYIFSLFSFILVANLLGLFPLAIVPGQHQFTTTSHFSITGVLAVMSFAIVLIVGFWRHKLHFFSLFVPHGTPAVMVPLIAAIEFISFMVRPFSLALRLFVAMIAGHILMEVFGSFIVSGFSGGAVGWGVSLLSFIFIVGVSALELLVCAIQAYVFALLTTLYLNDAINLH
- a CDS encoding F0F1 ATP synthase subunit C, which gives rise to MDFASAQVIGAGLAAIGVGAAAVGVGNVFGSFLESALRNPAAADSQQGRLFIGFAAAELLGLIAFAVAMIILYAR